GGTGAAGCCAGACCTTGCGCACCGTGATCTTGATCTGCGCCCCGACCTTGAGCAATTTCAGCCGGATCGTCTGGCACTGGGCTTTCGCCATCTCGGTGCCGGCCAGTCCCAGCCGGCGCAGCGCCTGCATCAGGCCGTAAGCGAACGACGACAGGTACAACCGCACCGGATTCGACCGCAAGTGGGCCGTCGAGGTCCGGTCCGCAAACAGGGCCAGCTGCTGCTCCTTGATCCGGTTCTCCCTCTCGCCGCGGGCGCAGTAGACGTCTTCGTACAAGGGCCTGCCTTCCATCGCCGCCAACCGCAACATGCCAGGTTCGCCAGTCTTCCCTTCTCCCGCCGATTTTTCGTTATAATTTGCATCGAACACGTTGTCCTCACGACTTTTTCGCTGCGGAACCTGCGGGGAGGCCATGAAAATCGCGGTGGTAAGGGAGATCCGGGAGGGGGAGA
This is a stretch of genomic DNA from Candidatus Deferrimicrobiaceae bacterium. It encodes these proteins:
- a CDS encoding transposase, which produces MLRLAAMEGRPLYEDVYCARGERENRIKEQQLALFADRTSTAHLRSNPVRLYLSSFAYGLMQALRRLGLAGTEMAKAQCQTIRLKLLKVGAQIKITVRKVWLHLSAGHPSAELFGVVYRNLAARPALRC